Within Spinacia oleracea cultivar Varoflay chromosome 4, BTI_SOV_V1, whole genome shotgun sequence, the genomic segment GTAGTCATACTAGTAAAAAGACATGGGTGTACGATTTATGTAGGTGTAACATTATTTTAAACTTTGCTGCATTATAGTACTAGAAATGTCCCCACCCCTTTCCTTTAGTAAATACGTTTATATAGTAAGCGTATATAGAACACTAAGTAATCGAATTACaatttaattattgttattCATCTAATCTAATACTATATgttaaaagagacaccaggaatgacacgtgtcatttcctggtgcggtTTTTTCCGGCCACAAtgttttttcatttgtttttatttaaaaaaacatTATATTACATTTTTTAAGGAAATTAAGAGAAACATATATTTTAACCACCCCTAAGTAACTTCCATATTAACTACCATTACAATACTAACCACCCTACAGTTTAAAGGGATAAAATGGTCATTGTACATAAATATCCTTTGGGGGTTTCGTGACTACTATATATGCGCATAGACCAAACATGCATCATGCATATAACCATACACCAACGCTAATCAATTCTCACAATGTATAACCTCCCCCATTTTACGATTACCTTCGCCGAGCGTGGGCTAAATGACAACCGCGTCAAAGTGGTGAAATACATTCTTCTCATAGTCCTTGTTATTGTCATTATTTTTATACACTCCGTCTATTGTATttatataatattattttacgGCCAATTTACCCCATGTTTACGTAATGCTTGCAGGAAATACCGGCTAAATTTAAGAAGGCTAAGGACATATAGCGCAAGAATTTAGTTGCTGGTAGGATATGCATGGCAAATACACAAAGGGAATGGCACGTTGCAATTTGGCGTGCTAAGGGGCACTTGTACATCGGGGCTGGGTGGGAACATTTCGTTGGTGATTTACACCTTCGAGACCAAGATGTATTGTATTTCTATTATGCTGGGATCGGTGTCTTTCATGTCAAAGTTTACAATAATTCCATGGAGGAAAGGTTCTATGAACAGCCCGCTGGACCTGTTGACGTGGAGGAGGCTGCTATAGGGGTGGAGGTTGTTGACGTGGAGGTGGCTCCAATGGAGGAGGTTGTTGACGTGGAGAATGTTACGGAGGAGGCTGCTATAGGGGAGGCTACTGTAGAAGAGGCTGTTGACGTGGAGGATCGAGAGGAAGCTGCTATAGAAGAGGCTGTTCACGTGGAGGACCGGGAGGAGGCTGCCGTAAAAGAGGCTACTCGGGGCTGATAACGTGAAGAGCCTCTCGTAGCAGAAACCTTGTACAGTTCTTGCATTCATTATGGATGCTGGATTGTGTGTGGGTTGTGTAAATAATTTACTCATGTCGTGTGTGAAttgtaataattatttttaattgcggaTTGTAATAATTAACTTATATTGTGGATtgtaataattaaatattatttgcaGGTCCAGGTTTGATGTTTTTCATTTAAACTCATAGAACATCAATGATTTTACTATCCTAAACATGGCTTGTAGTTTTAGTAAATGTAAATTATAACAGAGGTAATCCAAATAAACTACCAATTACCCTTGT encodes:
- the LOC110775708 gene encoding B3 domain-containing protein At3g06220-like, with translation MANTQREWHVAIWRAKGHLYIGAGWEHFVGDLHLRDQDVLYFYYAGIGVFHVKVYNNSMEERFYEQPAGPVDVEEAAIGVEVVDVEVAPMEEVVDVENVTEEAAIGEATVEEAVDVEDREEAAIEEAVHVEDREEAAVKEATRG